In Melanotaenia boesemani isolate fMelBoe1 chromosome 16, fMelBoe1.pri, whole genome shotgun sequence, the following proteins share a genomic window:
- the foxn2a gene encoding forkhead box protein N2 isoform X2, with protein MGPIIGMSPDKKTEIPGMQEERTGLRGVCGVGTLPEAECASSPLATSVDRTGGTEDEELTNLNWLHENLLQNFTLGGPEAQPSGSPLFDIEGDYGSNQGPSSSSLSSSHSRSRERDSLKSKPPFSFSLLIYMAIEQSPSKSLPVKEIYGWILEHFPYFSNAPTGWKNSVRHNLSLNKCFRKVDRSLGKASGKGSLWCVDPEYRPNLIQALKKQHFPAAHAFCTPPASPPSASSPPRHLFLQGCSFKGNSDSPLDLSRPDSVLVSSDPKQDHNYSSVALQRCSSRSSSSSLSSLDEGGCERRQSRRAGSEGFHSDEDSDLWDERGIQQTSRRPPAIKWPINKRARREVKPELDEELKEAAGSLLHLAGIRSCMEGSKRTVKSTKLNRK; from the exons ATGGGTCCAATCATTGGGATGTCACCAGACAAGAAAACGGAAATTCCGGGTATGCAAGAGGAGCGGACAGGACTCAGAGGTGTTTGTGGTGTGGGAACACTGCCTGAGGCAGAGTGCGCATCCAGTCCACTGGCGACAAGCGTGGATCGTACTGGAGGTACAGAGGATGAGGAACTCACCAACCTCAACTGGCTCCACGAGAATCTTCTTCAGAACTTCACTCTGGGGGGTCCCGAGGCCCAGCCAAGCGGCAGTCCACTCTTTGATATAGAAGGAGACTACGGGTCAAACCAAGGCCCGTCGTCATCATCCTTGTCTTCTTCACACAGCAGAAGCAGGGAGCGGGACTCATTGAAGTCAAAAccccctttttcattttctctgcttATCTACATGGCCATTGAGCAGTCTCCCAGCAAGTCTTTGCCTGTTAAAGAAATCTATGGCTGGATTCTCGAGCACTTCCCTTATTTCTCCAATGCTCCCACCGGCTGGAAGAACTCAGTTCGTCACAACTTGTCTCTGAACAAATGCTTCCGCAAGGTTGACAGGAGTTTGGGGAAG GCCAGTGGAAAAGGTTCTCTCTGGTGTGTTGACCCTGAGTACCGCCCCAACCTAATCCAAGCTCTTAAGAAGCAGCACTTCCCAGCCGCACATGCCTTCTGCACACCACCCGCCTCCCCACCCAG TGCCTCCTCACCCCCTCGTCACCTCTTTCTACAAGGATGCTCCTTCAAAG GCAATTCTGACAGCCCGCTGGACCTCTCTCGACCTGACTCTGTCCTGGTTAGCAGCGATCCAAAGCAGGACCACAACTACAGCAGCGTCGCTCTGCAGCGCTGTTCCTCCcgttcctcttcttcctctctttcttccctgGACGAAGGCGGCTGTGAACGCAGGCAGTCTCGCCGCGCTGGCAGCGAGGGTTTCCACAGCGACGAAGACTCCGACCTCTGGGACGAGAGGGGCATCCAGCAAACTTCTCGACGTCCGCCCGCCATCAAGTGGCCCATTAACAAAAGAGCACGGCGTGAGGTCAAGCCGGAGCTGGATGAGGAGCTGAAGGAAGCTGCTGGCTCTTTGCTGCACCTTGCTGGTATACGCAGCTGCATGGAGGGCTCCAAACGCACTGTCAAGAGCACAAAACTtaacagaaaatga
- the foxn2a gene encoding forkhead box protein N2 isoform X1: protein MGPIIGMSPDKKTEIPGMQEERTGLRGVCGVGTLPEAECASSPLATSVDRTGGTEDEELTNLNWLHENLLQNFTLGGPEAQPSGSPLFDIEGDYGSNQGPSSSSLSSSHSRSRERDSLKSKPPFSFSLLIYMAIEQSPSKSLPVKEIYGWILEHFPYFSNAPTGWKNSVRHNLSLNKCFRKVDRSLGKASGKGSLWCVDPEYRPNLIQALKKQHFPAAHAFCTPPASPPSASSPPRHLFLQGCSFKESDIDAATAMMLLNSAPGHHVDPCNSDSPLDLSRPDSVLVSSDPKQDHNYSSVALQRCSSRSSSSSLSSLDEGGCERRQSRRAGSEGFHSDEDSDLWDERGIQQTSRRPPAIKWPINKRARREVKPELDEELKEAAGSLLHLAGIRSCMEGSKRTVKSTKLNRK, encoded by the exons ATGGGTCCAATCATTGGGATGTCACCAGACAAGAAAACGGAAATTCCGGGTATGCAAGAGGAGCGGACAGGACTCAGAGGTGTTTGTGGTGTGGGAACACTGCCTGAGGCAGAGTGCGCATCCAGTCCACTGGCGACAAGCGTGGATCGTACTGGAGGTACAGAGGATGAGGAACTCACCAACCTCAACTGGCTCCACGAGAATCTTCTTCAGAACTTCACTCTGGGGGGTCCCGAGGCCCAGCCAAGCGGCAGTCCACTCTTTGATATAGAAGGAGACTACGGGTCAAACCAAGGCCCGTCGTCATCATCCTTGTCTTCTTCACACAGCAGAAGCAGGGAGCGGGACTCATTGAAGTCAAAAccccctttttcattttctctgcttATCTACATGGCCATTGAGCAGTCTCCCAGCAAGTCTTTGCCTGTTAAAGAAATCTATGGCTGGATTCTCGAGCACTTCCCTTATTTCTCCAATGCTCCCACCGGCTGGAAGAACTCAGTTCGTCACAACTTGTCTCTGAACAAATGCTTCCGCAAGGTTGACAGGAGTTTGGGGAAG GCCAGTGGAAAAGGTTCTCTCTGGTGTGTTGACCCTGAGTACCGCCCCAACCTAATCCAAGCTCTTAAGAAGCAGCACTTCCCAGCCGCACATGCCTTCTGCACACCACCCGCCTCCCCACCCAG TGCCTCCTCACCCCCTCGTCACCTCTTTCTACAAGGATGCTCCTTCAAAG AGTCTGACATTGATGCTGCCACTGCCATGATGCTCTTAAACTCTGCCCCTGGGCACCACGTTGACCCAT GCAATTCTGACAGCCCGCTGGACCTCTCTCGACCTGACTCTGTCCTGGTTAGCAGCGATCCAAAGCAGGACCACAACTACAGCAGCGTCGCTCTGCAGCGCTGTTCCTCCcgttcctcttcttcctctctttcttccctgGACGAAGGCGGCTGTGAACGCAGGCAGTCTCGCCGCGCTGGCAGCGAGGGTTTCCACAGCGACGAAGACTCCGACCTCTGGGACGAGAGGGGCATCCAGCAAACTTCTCGACGTCCGCCCGCCATCAAGTGGCCCATTAACAAAAGAGCACGGCGTGAGGTCAAGCCGGAGCTGGATGAGGAGCTGAAGGAAGCTGCTGGCTCTTTGCTGCACCTTGCTGGTATACGCAGCTGCATGGAGGGCTCCAAACGCACTGTCAAGAGCACAAAACTtaacagaaaatga